CTACTTTAGGAGGAACTTCATTGTATACTTTTCTATTAACCATACCATCTTTTTCTAATTCTTTTAGCTGTTGAGACAGCATTTTTTTGGTAATAGCAGGCATAGCTCGCTGAAGTTCACTGAAACGTTTTTCGCCTTCTTTTAATAGGCATAAAATAACGACTTTCCATTTCCCGCCGATTACTTCAAGCGTTGCTTCAACAGGTATATTATAGTGGGTTGCTTTCACCGTTAATCCTCCATTCATAAA
This sequence is a window from Priestia aryabhattai. Protein-coding genes within it:
- a CDS encoding winged helix-turn-helix transcriptional regulator, whose product is MNGGLTVKATHYNIPVEATLEVIGGKWKVVILCLLKEGEKRFSELQRAMPAITKKMLSQQLKELEKDGMVNRKVYNEVPPKVEYSLSEEGETLREILNMMCAWGDRRMGNNPNCS